ATTACTGAAGAACGTAACAGCGTTTATCCAATCATTCAGGCGTCAGAGATGGGGCGACGGGCTAGACTCCCTCGCTGAGCGTCTCGTAGCGCGTCTCGAATCGCTCGGCGCAGGACGAACAGCAGAAGTGGTACGATTGCTCGTCGAAGGTCTCCGAGACGCCCTCGCTGGTGACCGTGTTGCCGCACTCCGCACACGACGGGGCGAACTCCGCCGCGCCGATGCCGGGCGACCACGACTGCCCGGTGAGCAGGCGCACGTCGAGGTCCTCCACGACGTCGAACGACACGGTGTCCTCGAGGAACGACCGCGCGTCGCCGTCGGGGATGCGGACGGTGAAGACGAGTCGCCCCTCCGCGGTGGTGAAGACGTGCTCGACGGACTCCGAGGCGGAGAGGGACGCGCGCGTCGACTCGACGGCGTTCTGTGCCACCTCGAGGTCGACGAGGACGGCCACGCCGTCCCGGAGTCGGGAGCGATCGAGATCGGCGGTGATGCGCCTGATGATCCCGAGGTCGCGGAGGCGCTGGATCCGGTCGGAGACGGCGGGGGGAGAGAGGTCGACCTCCTCGGCGATGTCGCTGTACGGTCGCCGCCCGTCCTCGACCAGCAGACGAAGTATCGTCCGATCGGTGTCGTCGAGATCCGACATGGACGTCGGAACGCGCCTTTGATTGAAAGTATTTCCGGCGACGTGAGCTTGGAAACGAATATCTCGTGGGCCGTCCGTCGGCCGGGACGGACGCCCGACTCACTCCTCGCTGGAGAGCGTCCGACCGAGTTCGTAGAACTCCTCGTTCGGGCGCATGTCGGCCATCGTCGCGAGCCGGTTCGAGAGGTTGTAGTAGGCCGTCACGCTACCGACGTCCCAGATCGCCTCGTCGGAGAAGCCGTGCTCGCGCAGGCGGTCGAGGTCGGCCTCCTCCACCTCGCCCGGCGATTCGGTGAGCTTCACGGCGAAGTCGAGCATGGCGCGGTGGCGCGGCGAGAGGTCGGCCGAGCGGTGGTTCGTCGCGAGCTGATCGGCTAGTTTCGGGTCCTTCGCGTAGATGCGCACGAGCGCGCCGTGGGCGACGACGCAGTAGAGGCAGTCGTTGACGCCGCTCACCGTCACGACGATCATCTCTATCTCGTCGCGGTCGAGGGCGGTGTCCTCCACGAGCGCGTCGTGGTAGGCGAAGAAGGCCCGGAAGTGACTCGGCTTGTACGCGAACGCGCTGAAGACGTTCGGGGTGAACCCGGCGCGCTCGGTCTCCTCCTCGATGCGCTCTCTGAGGTCTTCGGGCAACTCCTCGCGGTCGGGGACGGGGAAGTTTCGCATCGGCTCCATGGCGTGCGAACACGGAACGGACGCTCAAAGTCGTTGCGCGTACCGGGTGAGCAGGAAGAGGAGTCCGTAGCCGATCAGCCCGGCGACGAAGACGGCGACGGGGACGAGAAACGGGCCGAACGTGTCGATCAATCGACCGAGCGCCGAGAGCATACCCGAGGTACGGGCGGCGGTGCAAAGAACCAGTACGTTCATGCGCCCGCGACCGACAGCCGGGACATGCACAGGGCAGGGCACCTGGGGTTCTCGCTGCTCGCGTACGCGCCGGTCGGGGCGGCGCTGGCGGCGGACGATCCCGCGCTGGCCGTCGCCTGCGGGGTCGGCGTCGTCTCGCTCGCCAGCCTCCCCGACGTCGACCTCCGCCTCCCGCTCGTCGGTCACCGGGGGGTGACCCACACGCTCGCGTTCGCGCTCCTCGTCGGCCTCCTCCTCGGCGCGGGCGGGGCCGCGCTCGGCGACGCGCTCGGGATCGCGACGCCGGATCTCGGGTTCGTCGGCGCGTTCGTCGGGCTCTTCGGCGTGTGCGCGCACCTCGCCGCGGACACGCTGACGCCGATGGGCGTCCCGTGGCTGTGGCCCCTCTCGGGTCGCCGGTACACGCTCGGGATCGTTCGGGCGGACCACGCGCTCGCGAACTACGGGTTGCTGGCGCTCGGCGTACTCGCCGCGGCGGCGGCGCTGGCGGTCGTCGCGCAGTGACGAGAGAACGGCCGACGTTCCCCCTCGGCCGTCCGTCCGCTCAGATCTCGTTCTGTTCTTCGAGCCGCGCGAGGACGTCGTCGACGAACGAGTCGACGTTCTCGTAGGGGAAGTCCCCGCCGCCGAGTTTCGTGTTCAGCTCCATGGCGGTCATGGAGAAGTCACCGGACTCGAACTTCGTGGACGGTCCGTTCGGAAGGGCGGGGACGAGATCCATCGGACTGTTGATCGGGTAGTCCGCGCCCCCGAAGGCGTCGATCATCTGCTCGCGGAGTTCGGCTTTGTCTGCCATGTGACGCCTCGACGTTCGTAGACGAACACAAAAAATCGTATGGAACCCTCCGTCGGCCGTCTAGAGTTTATCGGGAGCGGACGCTCGTTCAATCCACCCCCCTGCGCCGCCGGTAACTGCGGTACGTCATCGTCGACCCGTCGACGATGACCGTCTCGTCGCTCACGTCGACGGGGTCCGGATCGGGCGCGTCGTCCAGGTCCGCGTCGTCGAAGTCGTCGTACCGATATGGAGTGTTATGCCAAACCATGTCATGACGTGGGGCGCGGAAGGTTATAAATCTACGTCAGACATCGCCCATCAACACAGTCTCCACTTCAGATATGTCGTCGATCACGTGGTCGGGGCGATGCGAGAGCGTCGGGAGGTGTTCCCGCCGGGTCGACCCGGAGAGCACGAGGGCGGTGGTCATCCCGCCGCGTCGGCCGAGCGCGACGTCCGTGTCGGGTCGGTCGCCGACCACGAAACAGCGCTCCGGGGGGTGGCCGAGGCGGTCGAGCGCGAGGTCGAGCGTCTCGCGGGAGGGTTTCCCGAGGACGTGATCGGGTTCCCGCCGGGCGACGCCCCCGACCGCGCGCGTGATCGCCCCCGATCCGGGGAAGTCGCGGCCGTCGGCGTCGGGGTAGGTGAGGTCGGGGTCCGTACCGATGAACGTCTCCGCGGACCGGAGCGCCCAGAGCCCCGCCGCGAGGTCGTCGTAGTCGAAGCCGTAGTGGTGGGACGTGACGACCACGTCGGCCCGCTCCGGTTCGTCGGTGAGCGCGAGGTCGCGCTCGCGGAACTGCTCCCGGAGGCCGTCGCTCCCGATCAGGAAGACGCGCTCGTCCGCGTGGTGCCTGTCGAGGTAGTCCGTCGTCACGGCCCCGGCCGAGAGGACCCGCTCGGGCGATACGTCCAGGCCGAGGTCGTCGAGGCGCGAGGCGTACGACGCGGGCGAGCGCGTCGGGTTGTTCGTCACGAACAGCACGTCGATGCCGCGCTCGCGGAGGGTGGCGAGGCCGTCGAGAGCGCCCGGGACGAGGTGGCCGCCCCGGTAGACCGTCCCGTCGAGGTCGACGAGCGCGCCGCGATAGTCCATACCGATGTCTCGAGCGAAGGGGAGATAAAGAGGGCGCTCGGAACCGGCCTACAGGCCGCGGAGGCCGCCCGGCGTCGGGAAGTCGGGTCCGTCGTTCGTCGTCTCGGGCTCGGAGCGTTCCTCGTCCGGGGTCCGCGTCTCGTTGTCGGTCATTGCGTGTAGTCGTCTCGGCTCCACCCGATTAAGCGCTTGTAGCAATGTGACTAGTAGACAACGCGGTGTTGCGAACTGTATAAGGTCCTCCCTTGGCGACATGAGACACAGCTCTGCGCGCGATACCGTCTCGGAGTGGGAAGAGAGACTATCCGGCGTTTCGCGGGCGCGGCGAGCCGTCGACGGGGCGCTCCGTGATCCCCGATACGCCCATCCTAGCCGCGTCGTTCTTTACGCCACCGCGAGAAGCCGTACCCGGTCTCCTCACCACCCGTTCCGTCCTCGGGACGGAACTCGTCCGACGACCAGACTTATTAGTCAGAGCGAAGAATCGTCGTCGTGTCACCGTCCGTCCTCTCCGATCGACGCCCGTCGTGGGCGCTCCCCGCGTTCGCCGCGTTCGCCGTCCTGTCGTTCTTCTACGCCGTCCTCATCGAGGGGGCGGTCCTGCTGTGGTTCGTCGTCGTCGCGCTGCCGATCTGGCTCTACCTCACGGTCCGGTTTCTCGCCCTGTTCCGCCGGCTCGTGGTCGCCGTCGAGCGCCTGGCGAACGCCCGCGAGCGATAGCCGTCTGAATCTCGCGCCCCCAAGGGGATGGGGCGGTGCCGGCGGTCGAGAAGTGCTCACGCTCTGAGTACGGTCATAAGTAAACAAGTATTGCATTCGAAGTCATGATTACCAACCTATAGATACACAGTCATTCATGGTCTCACACTGGGATTCACTCTCCGAAGAAACTATATCCAAAATTGATGATTTCGTAGAGAGGTGGATAGAGAACAAGAGTGTTCCTGGCGTGAGTGTCGCTGTTCTGGGTCAAGAGTCGGTGCTCTATGCGAGTGGGCGGGGCGCGAGGGATATCGAATCCGGGGCACCCGCGACGCCTGATACCCTGTACGCTGTCGCATCACTCACGAAAGCAGTCACTGCAATCGCTATTCTGCAACTCGTTCAACGGGGCGGGCTCGATCTCGACGACGAGATTCGAGAATACGTCTCGGTTCTGGACGAGGTCCCGGGAGCACCGATTACAGTTCACGAGTTGCTCTCCCACTCGTCCGGCATGCCACAGGACTTCATCGCACAGCGGGACCGTATCGACGACGCACAGGAAATGGGGTTATTCGAATACATCGACGGCACTGCCGATCAGCGATTGACTGACAAGGATCGATACATGTACTACAACAGCGGATACTTCATACTCGGAACACTCGTCGAAACCGTCGATGGTCGCTCCTACGCCGAGTACGTCGAGGAGGAAGTGCTAGCTCCGCTGGGTATGAATCGATCGACGTTCGATCCCGACGTCCTCCGAACGGGTGAAGACACGATGACCGGATACGTCGAGAACGACGGCGAACTCGTAGCAGACGTATTCGAGGGCGGTGCTGGTGCCGCTGGTGGATTGATCAGTTCCGCGACTGACCTCGCCGCCTTGCTCCGATGCGTGCTGAATGACGGCACGCTCGATGGAGTACAGGTACTCGATCCAGAACTCGTCGAGGCGATGTGTAAATACCAGTCACCGCTCTTGCCGACCGCCGACGGCACTAGACGGGGATACGGGTACGGGTGGGAGGTCGCTGACTTTTTGGACGACACGCTCGTCTCCCACCAGGGCGGAATCGGGCTCTCTGGCGCTTATATGGGGATTCTTCGCAAACGCGGGCTCGCTGTTGCTCTGGCGTTCAATACCCACGGTCCGCCAGCAGCGATACTCGGACGTGGGATCTTGGCGATTGCGAGCGGCGAACAGCCCAGAGATGTCGTCCCTCTCCTCACGGTCTACGAGACAGTTGGGAACCTCACCGGTACCTACGAAGCGTATCGCAGTGCGATGACGGTCACCGTCGAGAAGGGGCCTCTCGGAACGATCAAAGTCACACTTCCCGAAAGAGGCGTTGAGTTCATGCCTTCGCCCAACGACTTGGATGAAGATCGGGGAAAGCACGTATTTTCCTCCACGATGGGAAGCGGAGCACGATGGATCGTCGAATTTCGGGAGAACGAACCGAATTCGAAGATGGTACTGTCGATGGGGAAATGGACTACTGTCTTGTCGAAACAGTGATATTTCCCTGAAAATAATTACACGAGAATTGCTCGGGTTTTACTACTATCTGGCGAAACTGTCACTCGCTCTGAATCACTCGGCAGTACACACGGTACTCTTCTCGGTTTCCAATGGTCCTACAGAGTTGATAGGGTGAGGAATGGTGGACGTGACCGACGCCTACGCCTCGAGTGTCGGCTCGTCCGACGCCCGTAACTCGGCGTGGATCTTCTCGATGAGCAGGTCGACCGCAGAGCGGTTCAGCCCCTCCGGGATGATGACGTCGGCGTGTCGCTTCGTCGGCTCGACGAACTGCTCGTGCATGGGCTTCACCGTACTGAGGTACTGATCCATCACGCCCTCCAGATCGCGACCGCGCTCGATCACGTCGCGCTGGATGCGCCGGAGGATGCGCACGTCCGCGTCCGTCTGGACGTAGACGGGGAGGTCGACGAGGTCGCGCACGCGCTCCTCGTAGAGCGCGAGGATCCCCTCGACGACGACGATCTCGCTCGGCTCGACGGTGACGGTCTCCTCGCGGCGGTTGTGGACCGAGAAGTCGTACTGCGGCATCTCGACGGCCCGCCCGCACAGGAGGGCGTCGAGGTGGTCCGCGAGCAGGTCCCACTCGAACGCCGAAGGATGGTCGTAGTTCACCGACCGCCGCTCCTCGAACGGCAGGTGCGAGAGGTCGCGGTAGTAGTTGTCGAGCGGGAGCCGCGTGACCGGCTCCCCGACCGCCGCCTTGACCTCCCGCGCCACAGCGGTCTTGCCCGCGCCCGTCCCCCCGGCGATCGCGATCACGAACGAGGGTCGCGTCATCTACCCCTACCTCCGAACGGTGACGCTTGAATCTACGGAAATCCGACGGCCG
The Halomarina pelagica DNA segment above includes these coding regions:
- a CDS encoding serine hydrolase, which translates into the protein MVSHWDSLSEETISKIDDFVERWIENKSVPGVSVAVLGQESVLYASGRGARDIESGAPATPDTLYAVASLTKAVTAIAILQLVQRGGLDLDDEIREYVSVLDEVPGAPITVHELLSHSSGMPQDFIAQRDRIDDAQEMGLFEYIDGTADQRLTDKDRYMYYNSGYFILGTLVETVDGRSYAEYVEEEVLAPLGMNRSTFDPDVLRTGEDTMTGYVENDGELVADVFEGGAGAAGGLISSATDLAALLRCVLNDGTLDGVQVLDPELVEAMCKYQSPLLPTADGTRRGYGYGWEVADFLDDTLVSHQGGIGLSGAYMGILRKRGLAVALAFNTHGPPAAILGRGILAIASGEQPRDVVPLLTVYETVGNLTGTYEAYRSAMTVTVEKGPLGTIKVTLPERGVEFMPSPNDLDEDRGKHVFSSTMGSGARWIVEFRENEPNSKMVLSMGKWTTVLSKQ
- a CDS encoding metal-dependent hydrolase, yielding MHRAGHLGFSLLAYAPVGAALAADDPALAVACGVGVVSLASLPDVDLRLPLVGHRGVTHTLAFALLVGLLLGAGGAALGDALGIATPDLGFVGAFVGLFGVCAHLAADTLTPMGVPWLWPLSGRRYTLGIVRADHALANYGLLALGVLAAAAALAVVAQ
- a CDS encoding AsnC family transcriptional regulator → MSDLDDTDRTILRLLVEDGRRPYSDIAEEVDLSPPAVSDRIQRLRDLGIIRRITADLDRSRLRDGVAVLVDLEVAQNAVESTRASLSASESVEHVFTTAEGRLVFTVRIPDGDARSFLEDTVSFDVVEDLDVRLLTGQSWSPGIGAAEFAPSCAECGNTVTSEGVSETFDEQSYHFCCSSCAERFETRYETLSEGV
- a CDS encoding HAD-IIA family hydrolase — protein: MDYRGALVDLDGTVYRGGHLVPGALDGLATLRERGIDVLFVTNNPTRSPASYASRLDDLGLDVSPERVLSAGAVTTDYLDRHHADERVFLIGSDGLREQFRERDLALTDEPERADVVVTSHHYGFDYDDLAAGLWALRSAETFIGTDPDLTYPDADGRDFPGSGAITRAVGGVARREPDHVLGKPSRETLDLALDRLGHPPERCFVVGDRPDTDVALGRRGGMTTALVLSGSTRREHLPTLSHRPDHVIDDISEVETVLMGDV
- the udk gene encoding uridine kinase; this encodes MTRPSFVIAIAGGTGAGKTAVAREVKAAVGEPVTRLPLDNYYRDLSHLPFEERRSVNYDHPSAFEWDLLADHLDALLCGRAVEMPQYDFSVHNRREETVTVEPSEIVVVEGILALYEERVRDLVDLPVYVQTDADVRILRRIQRDVIERGRDLEGVMDQYLSTVKPMHEQFVEPTKRHADVIIPEGLNRSAVDLLIEKIHAELRASDEPTLEA
- a CDS encoding MTH865 family protein produces the protein MADKAELREQMIDAFGGADYPINSPMDLVPALPNGPSTKFESGDFSMTAMELNTKLGGGDFPYENVDSFVDDVLARLEEQNEI
- a CDS encoding peroxidase-related enzyme (This protein belongs to a clade of uncharacterized proteins related to peroxidases such as the alkylhydroperoxidase AhpD.), which translates into the protein MEPMRNFPVPDREELPEDLRERIEEETERAGFTPNVFSAFAYKPSHFRAFFAYHDALVEDTALDRDEIEMIVVTVSGVNDCLYCVVAHGALVRIYAKDPKLADQLATNHRSADLSPRHRAMLDFAVKLTESPGEVEEADLDRLREHGFSDEAIWDVGSVTAYYNLSNRLATMADMRPNEEFYELGRTLSSEE